From a single Methanomicrobium sp. W14 genomic region:
- a CDS encoding glycoside hydrolase family 3 protein codes for MNRELFSISVLFCLIAVIFIAGCTGDPKYNEQTKTPDDLVAYDSKNECMIPDATLDEKIGQMIMVGFRGFTADNDSQIADDIRDGRIGGVILFDRDVALNSSERNIKSPEQVLLLNSQLRGYAGEIPLFISVDQEGGKICRLRESYGFPAVSSAGYLGSMDNETITRDAGSILANTVKDAGFNMNFAPVVDLMVNPDSPAIGKLNRSFSKDPDVVSRNAGWIIDEHQKAGIITAIKHFPGHGSAMADSHAGFTDVTDSWSEEELIPYQILVDEGIPDMVMTAHIYNQNIDPDYPATLSEKTITGILRNRLGYDGVVITDAMDMGAIANNYGMKEALNLSINAGCDIILFANNIVYDERIAENATGLIKELIQEGEITEERINESYDRIIRLKMKYRMCE; via the coding sequence ATGAATAGGGAGCTTTTTTCTATATCTGTTTTATTTTGCCTGATTGCAGTTATTTTTATAGCCGGCTGTACCGGGGATCCAAAGTATAACGAACAGACTAAGACACCTGATGATCTGGTGGCTTATGACTCCAAAAACGAGTGTATGATTCCGGATGCGACACTGGATGAAAAAATAGGCCAGATGATTATGGTAGGCTTCCGGGGATTTACCGCAGATAATGACTCACAGATTGCCGATGATATAAGAGATGGAAGAATTGGCGGAGTAATCCTATTCGATCGCGATGTGGCCTTAAACAGCAGTGAGAGAAATATCAAATCACCTGAACAGGTTCTTTTGCTAAACAGCCAGCTCCGGGGCTATGCAGGAGAAATCCCTCTCTTTATTTCAGTTGACCAGGAAGGCGGTAAAATCTGCCGTCTCAGGGAAAGTTATGGATTTCCGGCAGTTTCCTCCGCCGGGTATCTTGGCAGCATGGACAATGAGACTATAACGCGTGATGCCGGAAGCATTCTTGCAAATACCGTAAAAGATGCCGGGTTCAATATGAATTTTGCTCCTGTTGTTGACCTGATGGTTAATCCGGATTCTCCGGCAATAGGAAAGCTTAACAGAAGTTTTTCAAAAGACCCGGATGTTGTATCCCGCAATGCCGGATGGATTATTGATGAACACCAAAAAGCAGGTATAATTACAGCGATAAAGCATTTCCCCGGTCACGGGAGTGCGATGGCGGATTCCCATGCGGGTTTTACCGATGTGACGGATTCATGGAGCGAGGAGGAGCTTATACCATATCAAATCCTGGTAGATGAGGGTATTCCGGATATGGTGATGACTGCACATATCTATAACCAAAATATCGATCCCGATTATCCTGCAACCCTCTCGGAAAAAACCATAACAGGTATTCTCAGAAACAGGCTGGGTTATGACGGCGTCGTAATTACCGATGCGATGGATATGGGCGCAATTGCCAATAATTACGGAATGAAGGAAGCCTTAAATCTTTCAATAAATGCCGGCTGCGATATAATTCTCTTTGCAAACAATATCGTCTATGATGAAAGGATTGCAGAGAATGCGACAGGACTGATAAAGGAGCTTATACAGGAAGGTGAAATCACGGAGGAGAGGATAAACGAGTCGTATGACAGAATAATCCGGCTAAAGATGAAATACAGAATGTGCGAATAG